Below is a window of Micromonas commoda chromosome 14, complete sequence DNA.
cggcgccgccgacgacgacgccggcggcgacgatcggcgGTCGGACGGTTCGACCCCGGCGAATCGCTCTATGGTGACCGCGCTGGAGAGGCTCGAGGCCCTtgcggacggcgcggtggaggacgccggcgaacgGATCCGTCTCTTGGACCAACTCGCGGATATGACTTCGAAGGCTTCGTGCGGCGAACACGACTGGACGCGAAAGACGGCTTCCGGATGGAACGTGTTTCaaatcgccgcgcgcgagggatgcggcgacgcgctggacaACCTGCACACCAACTGCGTGAAACGAGGGGTGAGCACCGTCGCGCAGGTGAACCGCGGTAAGTGGCGGCAGCCGGAGAACGCGGTGACGATGGAGTGGCTGGTGGATCAAAAGTCTCCGGATGGGCGGAACATGCTGCACCTCATAGCCGCCGGGTGGGACAAACTGGAGGATCACGACCAGCCGGAGGTGGCCAGCTTCGCCAAGGGGATCATCAACGCCATGACGCCGAAGCAGATTCGCAGGCAGGCGCCGGTGCACGGGACGTGCGTccacgcgtgcgccgaggctggcgcggggGCTTTCTTCAGGTTTTTGTTGgaacacggcggcggcgactgcaCGCAGGTCCGGTGCGCTCCCGACCCGGAACCCGCGCATAAACCCGCCAAAACGGTCATGGACAGGTTCCGGAAGAtgctcttcgccgccgcgccgggggtgaAGCCGAGAGCGAAGGAATCGGACGCGAAGACGCcgttggaggcggcgagggcggcgctcgacggactggaggcggaggagaccaGCTtagtcgccgcgctcaagggcgaggcgcgccgggaggctgcggaggacGGCATGActtccggcgcggcgtcgcccgtggGGTTCAAACccacgggcgacgccgcgaggcggcTGGAGCGGCAGGTGGCGTCGATGCAGCGTAAACTGGTCGGATTGCGCAagtgcgtcgacgagctcgtcgcgcacgagcggATATTCCTCAGGAGCGACACCAAGAAGGaagccgcgaggacgcgagccgaggcggacgccgacgagccgccgcACGAGGCGCAAACGACGGGGTTCCTCGGCAGGCCGATATCGGCGAGCGACTGGACGGAGGATGCGGACGGTCACGTGCACAGGAccgcgaggccgacggcggaggGGGGCGGATGACGAGTACACGAGTCCTCCTTTGGGTTTACATTTTTAAACATTTGGAAACGGCGTCTGATGACGTTTATTAACACTTGAAACGTCCGTCCTTGGCGTTTCATTCGACGTTGGCGTACACCTCGCGCACGGAGTACTCCGCCCtgaccgtcgcgtcgtccagggcgccgtcgaacgcCTCCACGGACAGGAtacccgcgcggacgggcaTCGACGTGTCCGGCCGCATGAACCTCCCGCACCACGCCTCTtttctcgtccgcgacgtctcgAACTCGGGCAGCGCGGCTaagccgtcgccctcgccgcgcaacTCTCCGTCGACGTACAGGCGCATCCGACCTTCCTCGGTGCACACCGCGACGATGGTGTACATCTTACCCGGCTCGAAGTCCTTGTCGCGGATGCCGCTCGAACACTCGACGCGGTTCTcccacgcccccgacgcgttGTTTGGCGACAACGAAAACTTTAAGTACccgtcgaggtgcgcgatgGTGAAGTGATCCGCCCATCCGTTGCCCATGTGGAAgacgtgcgcgtcgtggacgcacgcgccggtgTACACGAGcctgacggcgacggacgccgcggtgccgcTCACCGTCAGTTTCCTGGCGTCCAGCTCGAACGAGCCGAGGGTCACCTCCGGTCCGTCTACGGTTTCGTACTTGCCAAACACGTTGGGCCCGGAGAGCCGAAGGCCGGTTTGTGgatccgcgcggtgcggggTGACGTCGTGGATCTTGCCGATTCGATCGCCGGTGGGGGCGTCGATGAGGTCGCCGGTGTGCGTGATCTCGCGCTTGTACGTGtagtccgcgacgcccgtgcGCGTGCGGGGCTCGCCGAGCCAACCGACGGCGTTGATCGGGTCGACGAGCATGATGCGTCGGACGATGCGATCGGCGGtgccggccgcggcgccgtgcatccgcgcggcgtccgcggccgtGGGAAGCGCGTTCGGGTCCACGTaccgtccgccgtcgccgccgccggaggggATCGCGGGATACCTCACCTGCTCGCCGTAGGGGGGAGGGTAGaccgacgcgctcatcggcggGGCGGATGGGGCGTTGTTGCCATCG
It encodes the following:
- a CDS encoding predicted protein produces the protein MAELFPPGTTLRSSKEALDVEIFGHAPGALDGEDAYVCTFIRDGEDAGEDLMPVSRAHDEAEFARVEPPSSSPAAEPEEEWWPDGASGGGGGGARDPPSGAAQDDAPISPFRETTLEVPREDDAPERGDPDVWGEGPPPLPASPASPASAPPRSKPRGEPPKGRGDDAFNPGARLCDAKTKPHEVNFIVEVVSYDARKDRYRCVFRDGKGKKLDEDVVKGRRLHDPSAFRQIGAGQKRVATDGESNNRKSSNRTKSSASDGRPTRNGRNGRVAPAPANGTTRGGSRTTTTRGRTPGEGANGATGGRDWRRNLPKFARRCLGAADDDAGGDDRRSDGSTPANRSMVTALERLEALADGAVEDAGERIRLLDQLADMTSKASCGEHDWTRKTASGWNVFQIAAREGCGDALDNLHTNCVKRGVSTVAQVNRGKWRQPENAVTMEWLVDQKSPDGRNMLHLIAAGWDKLEDHDQPEVASFAKGIINAMTPKQIRRQAPVHGTCVHACAEAGAGAFFRFLLEHGGGDCTQVRCAPDPEPAHKPAKTVMDRFRKMLFAAAPGVKPRAKESDAKTPLEAARAALDGLEAEETSLVAALKGEARREAAEDGMTSGAASPVGFKPTGDAARRLERQVASMQRKLVGLRKCVDELVAHERIFLRSDTKKEAARTRAEADADEPPHEAQTTGFLGRPISASDWTEDADGHVHRTARPTAEGGG
- a CDS encoding predicted protein, which codes for MTKPVESAYHDGNNAPSAPPMSASVYPPPYGEQVRYPAIPSGGGDGGRYVDPNALPTAADAARMHGAAAGTADRIVRRIMLVDPINAVGWLGEPRTRTGVADYTYKREITHTGDLIDAPTGDRIGKIHDVTPHRADPQTGLRLSGPNVFGKYETVDGPEVTLGSFELDARKLTVSGTAASVAVRLVYTGACVHDAHVFHMGNGWADHFTIAHLDGYLKFSLSPNNASGAWENRVECSSGIRDKDFEPGKMYTIVAVCTEEGRMRLYVDGELRGEGDGLAALPEFETSRTRKEAWCGRFMRPDTSMPVRAGILSVEAFDGALDDATVRAEYSVREVYANVE